ACTGTAGTCAGAAATGGCAGTTACAGGGGACACAGGACTCAAGACTTTATTATTACAAGTACATATACCAAAAAGTCATTTATGCACAAGCCCATAAAGTGAAGCAGGCATGCAAGACTGCATCTGCCAAATTTATTTAACTGTGCATAAAGGAAAGTACAACTTCATGAATACAGACAAAAGGCAAGAGAGATTTGAAGAATACTTGTGCTAGAGGAGATATTCTTGGACTGATGCCTCCTTCACGCTCCATTTGTGCTATGGTGCATGCAATTCTCAGTTCCCTTGTAACAAgaatgagaaaacaaaagaatcaaTCAAAAATTTAATCCTTAAggtaaaaatgagataaatatatataagaagAAATTCGACAACTTTAAGGTTTCTCCACCCAAAATTGCTGCTAGAAAGAGGCCATCAGGCTTCAATGCCAGTTTACACtgtcaaaaaataataaaataattgtcTGAGCTTCAAATGAACAGAGAGTTTCATGCATTACCATATATCAGCAAATTGatctagattaaaaaaatatatctgGAGAAGAACTTTCTAAGCAgcataaagaaacaaaaaataaaggacTGCTATCGTCCTCATCATGAGCCTTCACTTTCTCCAATAATCTCAGAATAATCATGACTCCTAATCAGTGATGACAAAACTTACTCTCACTCTCCTGGGAGAAACATAGAAATCTGAAGGAAATTAAGACCTGATTACAGAATATCAATCCATGTTGTGGAATTTCATATAAGAGGTGGAGACTCAGTAAGTCTATTTGTCTGAGTTAGTCGAGGGCAAGCTCTGATGCTGAAATGACGAAGTTTTTAAATCAAGACAACTTGGCAGAGGGCATTACACAGTTTGGCCAACTTAAGCTCCAAGAAATTACTTTCTGGCCTGAAAATAGCAGTGGAAGTCACTTTGCGCCATTTTGTTTAAGTAACTTCCCTTtatatatgcaatgcatgctgaGACATCAATTCTATGGTGCCTCTTTTCTAATAGTACACAAAAATCCACTTGCACAAGTAACCCaatttgatgtttcctccacAGCAGAATTTTTTGGAAGGCCCATATGCTCGCTTTAATTCCTCTTTCCGTCTAATATACATAACCATATTGTTGCCAACGAGGTACTACAAGATCAGATTGCACTAATGACAACAAAGAACAAGCAGAACCATACCTGAATCATCGCTCCAGGAAGATCATTTGTCCAGTGTAGACCCAAACAACTGAGAACCAGATCTAGAGAACTTTATGTCCAAAAACACAAACTGTTAGGAATTCAAATTATACTGCTCAGCCAAGTAAACAATGTAATAGAACTAATGTCCAGATCTACACCTTTCCTTCATAGGCAAAAACTCTTCATCACCAACAACATGCAGCATCTCAATGTTCTTATCAGGTTTATCTTGCTCCCGCTCTTTGCACTGCTGTATCATGTCAGATGACATATCCATCATAATGAGCTTTTGAATGGCACCTTAtgtcagaaaagaaaaaatgttcatCATGTTATATGAATAGCATAAACAGTATTTACTAAGTCTGCAACACATTGAAAATAGTTGCTTCTCTATCAGATATGTGATGTTTGCTAGGTGAAGATGCTAACATAAACTAATAAGCTGCCTTAAAAATCAAAGTGATGCTCAGAAAATCATTATGAAGCAGCATACTAGATTTTCATACATGCAAGCATGCTTATCTCCAATATGTAAACTGTAATAGCAGttaattgatgaggaaaaggATCCCTAGTATATAGCTGTATACAAGGTATACATAAAAGAAGAGTACTAAGATGTTAGTAAAGGTAGGATAAAGCGAATGTTAGCAAATGTAAGATAAAACTAACTCCTGCAGAGATCCTTTCTgctccaccaaaaaaaaaaagaagcatttgTATGAAAGGATTTGCTTCCGACGAAACAAAAAATTGCATACTGCATCCCTCGTTCAAAAGTCCCCTTTCTCTGCCCAGACATAGATAACATGGATCAAAATACTCCAAGACTGTGACATAATATGTTTGAAGCTCACATTATGAACTGCCATTTCAGGCTCCATTTGTATGTCCATCTATTCATCAAGAACAAGGCCGCTACAGTGATCAGTCTATAGAAAGCAGAGGCATGTTGTTACTGTAAGACAACCACTTTGCTCAAACATTTGGAGAGGACCTCCGCAATCAGTTTGCATTTGATCCAAATAAAAGCACTATGCATAACCACCATTCAActgttattttctttaaaactgCATGCAATCACAAGTGTCCTGGCTAATTGGCGGAGAGGGAAAAGGGAATTGAACCTAAAACCATTGCATCTCGATAAGGGTTTTCTGTCAACCTGTAGGCCAAAACTTTGTCTACATGCATAACAGTAGAGCAATATAGATTATGAACATCAGCCCTGTTTGTTTCAActgttattttctttaaaaaccACTATGCATAACCACCATTCAActgttattttctttaaaactgCATGCAATCACAAGTGTCCTGGCTAATTGGCGGAGAGGGAAAAGGGAATTGAACCTAAAACCATCGCATCTCGATAAGGGTTTTCTGTCAACCCATAGGCCAAAACTTTGTCTACATGCATAACAGTAGAGCAATATAGATTATGAACATCAGCCCTGTTTGTTTCATATATTCTTCCAACCAAATTAATAATACTGGGCTAAGAATGTTAATAAACTCAAGCTAACAGGCTTCGACAAGGAACCCACAAAAACTTGCCATTCCAATTTGCAAAGAAAGGGTTTGTACTAAACTGTGGGATCTCATTCTCACGAGTTCATGTCCCCACATGACAATCTCATGCGTTCTTAAGCGCCAAAGCCGACCTTAAGCAAAGATTGAATTAGAAAGCATTGCGCCAGTATTAACAACTCACCCCGACCGCGTGACAAGCGCCTGACAGCTTCCAAGGAACCACCCAAGCATAATGCTGTCGGAAATGTTTTCTTACAGTCCTACAAGAGGCGGTCACATTCACACCATAAGCACCATAATTGAGAAAACTAAACTAAATGCAAACTGGAGAACGAATTCTCTCTCCCCcatatctctctctttgctcaAATCGGATCGCAAAAGAAAGTGGAAGCAATCTAAATCAAGTACAGAGGAATCCACTCCACGCGGCGCCCACCTCCAAGCGATCCAACAGATTCTCCGCGACGGAATCAACGAAACAATCGCTGGGACGCATCAACCACGCAGCTCGATCACGCTGCCACGCCGAACATTCCAAccagaaaagcaaaaaagaaattgtaactGAGCAGGCAAAACGGCGAATGGGAAACTATCGATTTTCTGATCGGGCTCGCATCACCTGCTTCCGCTTGAGGTCGCGGTCGAAGATCTTCACCCTcgagccgtcgccgccgtcggtgGAGAAGCAGAGGCGGGCGCCCTCCGGCGCTTCGCTCGCTCCCCGCGCGAAGAGCGACGGCGACCAGGTGCGGCCGGCGCTCCCGCCGGAAAGCAGGGACAAGCTTCTCGCCGCTCTTCGCATTTTCCTCGACGAGGTGAATCGTACGGAGAGTCGCCGGCGAGGTTTGGATTGGATTTACCGGCTGTGGGGCTTCGCAGGGAAAGAGCGAAGTGAACCACTGGAGGGCTCGCCGCTCGCCGGCCGAGTCTCGCAGACGGTTCTCCAAGAGCAAGGGACGATGGCAGAATCGTAAATAGCATCCatgttttaattaaataaattattgaaaaaacaTTTCCCAAAAACGACCACTTACACCGGTCGATTAATGATAAATGTTTTCATTGTCATAACCAATTATGTTTTAATATATTCACGAatggttaaaaaaattcatttattcatttttgtgtacaatacaagcaatcattttaaacaaatattttcaaaatctttcattttttatccaacagaagtttgaaaataaatttgatttaaaaataaaactaattcacATAGGTGGACTCATTGTTGTGAGATATTCTTCACACCCTAATCCATAAAAATATGGGCAAGACATAGCCGTCTTTTTATCAAATAACGCAATCGATTCAGCCcgatatcaatatatatacatccaCACATATATATGACAAAAATTGTATTTGGTTATAATATTAGAGtatttctataatccaccaaaccAAAACATATATTTTTGCAAATATTAATTGATAAACTTATCAACTATATACAAGTGATACCAAAAGTTCCTACCACAAAAGTCCTTCTTGAAATGGacgctcacccctacttgtGGCTCACTGAACAGCTTGAAAAACAAGTAAATGCTGCACAACCTGAAAAACAAATAGATAAGATGAGTGAGCTACCACTGCTCAGTGAGTAACGCATTTCTTTTAAGCGGATCGAGAAATCACTATACACATTTAAAACACAATCTTAACTTACTTTAATGTAATATATAACCATAACTTAAATACTGAAGATACCAATGGTTCAATCAAttagtcaatctcataaaacatgtatcaatgatttattctattgattaatctcatcaaaccatACATCAATGGTCCATTCTATTGACTAAACTCAAataacatgtcaatggtccactctATTGAtcaattcatgctcaaatgtctagCCATGGTGACGCGTAACGCTCGTGACAAGAGGACCAAGATTCCCTctaaggtctccacctattattaattattataacG
The window above is part of the Eucalyptus grandis isolate ANBG69807.140 chromosome 6, ASM1654582v1, whole genome shotgun sequence genome. Proteins encoded here:
- the LOC104450732 gene encoding putative methyltransferase At1g22800, mitochondrial; translated protein: MRRAARSLSLLSGGSAGRTWSPSLFARGASEAPEGARLCFSTDGGDGSRVKIFDRDLKRKQRDRAAWLMRPSDCFVDSVAENLLDRLEDCKKTFPTALCLGGSLEAVRRLSRGRGAIQKLIMMDMSSDMIQQCKEREQDKPDKNIEMLHVVGDEEFLPMKESSLDLVLSCLGLHWTNDLPGAMIQCKLALKPDGLFLAAILGGETLKELRIACTIAQMEREGGISPRISPLAQVRDAGNLLTRAGFSLPGVDVDEYVVRYKSAFELIEHLRAMGETNALQQRIPILKRETALATAAIYDSMFAAEDGTIPATFQVIYMTGWKEHPSQPKAKQRGSATVSFNDIQKQFGNES